One Carnobacterium inhibens subsp. inhibens DSM 13024 genomic window carries:
- a CDS encoding YcxB family protein, which produces MNKNNDVLIKFSLTEKDYSRIFLYMRIKYAIKILISGFLILMIYLFTLTDLSLLTNFIISALCVLLIVVPLSYFAVIYKAKKEFRSNYGLREELTVEANDLGLNLIASNEHSHRDWEHIYSVREIRHDFIVYFSESLAFSLPKCYFNSKEDIYRFKELISKYLNPDRIHLKK; this is translated from the coding sequence ATGAATAAAAATAATGATGTTCTAATTAAATTTTCTTTAACAGAAAAAGATTATTCTCGTATTTTCTTATATATGAGAATAAAATATGCTATAAAAATTTTAATTAGCGGTTTTTTAATATTAATGATCTATTTATTTACTTTAACGGATCTTTCGTTGCTAACGAATTTTATTATTTCTGCATTATGTGTCCTTTTAATTGTTGTTCCACTCTCTTATTTTGCTGTAATTTATAAAGCAAAAAAAGAATTTAGAAGTAACTATGGTTTAAGAGAAGAACTTACTGTTGAAGCAAATGATTTAGGACTTAATTTAATTGCTTCGAATGAGCATAGTCATCGTGACTGGGAACATATTTACTCAGTTCGAGAAATCAGACATGATTTTATTGTTTATTTTTCTGAATCTCTAGCATTTTCTTTACCTAAGTGCTACTTTAATTCTAAAGAAGATATTTATCGGTTCAAGGAATTAATATCAAAATATTTAAATCCTGATAGAATACATTTAAAAAAATAA
- a CDS encoding recombinase family protein, with product MKIAYARVSTDNQELYRQLDALEKVGYDKLIQEKFTGTQKKRAGLDTLFMTVRSGDIVIIESISRLGRRTLDILSTVEELKNLGVEVISLKENLDTSTPTGQAMFQMMAVIAQLERDLTVQRVNEGLTSAKARGVKLGRPILDKQKVKDALRLYDSGHYSVKDIIRITGISQGSLYRKLQLRDSKQILNKAIKTT from the coding sequence ATGAAGATTGCTTATGCACGAGTATCAACTGACAACCAAGAACTTTACCGCCAATTAGACGCATTAGAAAAAGTTGGATATGATAAACTCATTCAAGAGAAATTTACAGGTACACAAAAAAAACGTGCCGGACTAGATACACTATTTATGACTGTTCGATCAGGAGACATCGTTATTATTGAATCAATCAGTCGTTTAGGTAGAAGAACACTAGACATCTTATCAACGGTTGAAGAACTTAAAAATCTAGGAGTAGAAGTAATTTCGTTAAAAGAGAATTTAGATACCTCTACCCCTACTGGACAAGCTATGTTTCAAATGATGGCTGTAATTGCTCAGTTGGAACGTGATTTGACGGTACAACGAGTAAATGAAGGTTTAACATCAGCGAAAGCACGTGGAGTGAAACTTGGTAGACCTATATTGGATAAACAAAAGGTGAAAGATGCTTTACGCTTATATGATTCAGGACATTATTCGGTTAAAGACATTATACGAATCACTGGTATCTCTCAAGGATCATTATATCGAAAGTTACAATTGAGAGACTCAAAACAAATTTTAAATAAAGCAATAAAAACAACTTAA
- a CDS encoding M20 family metallo-hydrolase, translating to MSQKTIFNLKENLLETYDVSLDYNGVSGKRLAERLGALSKIGLTEQNGSYRTGFSFEEKEAKELVMKWMKEAGLSVHQDGAGNVFGRLEGKRPGVPAVLSGSHVDSVPNGGHFDGPLGVLSALEVAEAWREAEFTPEKPFEVVIFSDEEGSRFHGGLNGSEAFMGSGDLDEKIKKKDTNGESFEEVLQDVGLSLESYSTAKRDLDDIETFIEIHIEQGKRLEKEGLPCGIVTGIAGPHWLEYTFQGEAGHAGNTPMNDRKDALLAASEFIVKLTQIPQQINDTAVATVGKLHVEPNGVNVIPGKVTLYVDSRDIYEESRDTLVNRIIQLGEEIGVSHKLSVTYKETLKSPPVPISEDRQELLEEAMKVNSIRPYRLPSGAGHDAMVLGEQIPIVMLFVKSKDGISHNPAEWSDLNDCIQTIHVLKTYIEKLQY from the coding sequence ATGAGCCAAAAAACAATTTTTAATTTAAAAGAAAATTTACTTGAAACGTATGACGTTTCACTTGATTACAATGGTGTCTCCGGTAAGCGATTAGCCGAACGGTTAGGAGCTTTGTCAAAAATTGGATTAACAGAACAGAATGGTTCTTATCGTACTGGTTTTTCATTTGAAGAAAAAGAAGCAAAAGAACTGGTCATGAAATGGATGAAAGAAGCCGGACTTTCTGTACATCAGGATGGAGCAGGCAATGTATTTGGTCGGCTGGAAGGCAAACGCCCAGGTGTACCTGCCGTATTAAGTGGTTCTCATGTCGACAGTGTCCCAAATGGTGGACACTTCGATGGTCCATTGGGAGTATTATCTGCTTTGGAAGTTGCAGAAGCTTGGAGAGAGGCAGAATTCACACCAGAAAAACCTTTTGAAGTCGTTATTTTTTCTGATGAAGAAGGATCGAGATTCCATGGTGGCTTGAATGGAAGTGAAGCTTTTATGGGATCAGGCGACTTAGACGAGAAGATAAAAAAGAAAGACACTAATGGGGAAAGTTTTGAAGAAGTATTGCAAGATGTGGGGTTAAGTCTAGAAAGTTACTCTACTGCCAAACGGGATTTGGATGATATCGAAACCTTTATTGAAATACATATCGAGCAAGGAAAACGTTTAGAAAAAGAAGGCCTTCCATGTGGAATTGTGACAGGAATTGCCGGACCTCACTGGCTGGAATACACCTTTCAAGGAGAAGCGGGTCATGCAGGGAATACACCGATGAATGACCGGAAAGATGCCTTACTTGCTGCCAGTGAGTTTATAGTCAAACTCACTCAAATTCCACAGCAAATTAATGATACCGCTGTAGCCACAGTAGGAAAACTTCATGTAGAACCTAATGGAGTTAATGTCATCCCTGGGAAAGTTACCTTGTATGTCGATAGTAGAGATATCTATGAAGAATCAAGAGATACCTTAGTCAATCGCATTATTCAGCTTGGAGAAGAAATTGGAGTATCACACAAATTGTCTGTTACGTATAAAGAAACCTTAAAGAGCCCACCTGTGCCAATTTCTGAAGACCGGCAAGAGCTACTTGAAGAGGCTATGAAAGTAAACAGCATTCGTCCTTATCGTTTGCCAAGCGGAGCAGGACACGATGCAATGGTTCTCGGAGAACAAATTCCGATAGTCATGCTGTTTGTTAAGAGTAAAGATGGCATCAGCCATAACCCGGCAGAATGGTCAGACTTAAATGACTGCATCCAGACCATACACGTACTCAAAACCTATATAGAAAAATTGCAGTACTAA
- a CDS encoding Fic family protein — MNKFFKSITSDYFEDILVRLAHHSAGIEGNTISLPATVSIIVNGTLPISSGATVREFYEIENHKQAFDHMINHLINEETLSTTIIKEIHADLTDRLQYDKGQFKKNENMILGAEFQTSSPSETPLFVSQLIDNLNYRLSISKDREAKLMAILDTHIQFERIHPFSDGNGRTGRMMMNYSLLQEGFPPLIIEKDTKAQYVEILATQDVDSFVTFAKSTLDKETKRMIAFQNMDQEKIKEIEE; from the coding sequence GTGAATAAATTTTTCAAATCCATAACTAGCGACTACTTTGAAGATATTTTAGTACGATTAGCTCATCATTCAGCAGGAATTGAAGGAAATACGATTTCTTTACCTGCTACCGTTTCTATCATTGTAAATGGTACTTTACCCATTAGTTCCGGCGCTACAGTTAGAGAATTTTATGAGATTGAGAACCACAAGCAAGCTTTTGATCATATGATAAATCATTTAATAAATGAAGAGACCCTTTCTACCACCATTATTAAAGAAATACACGCTGATTTAACAGATCGATTACAATACGATAAAGGTCAATTTAAAAAGAATGAAAATATGATTTTAGGTGCTGAATTTCAAACATCTTCACCATCAGAAACACCTTTGTTCGTTTCTCAATTAATTGATAATTTAAATTATCGTTTAAGTATATCTAAAGATAGGGAAGCTAAATTAATGGCTATTTTGGATACTCATATTCAGTTTGAACGGATTCATCCATTCTCAGATGGGAATGGCCGAACTGGTCGGATGATGATGAACTATTCTTTATTACAGGAAGGATTTCCTCCATTAATTATTGAAAAGGATACAAAAGCACAGTATGTTGAAATTTTAGCAACTCAAGACGTAGATTCTTTTGTAACTTTTGCTAAATCTACCTTAGATAAAGAAACTAAACGAATGATAGCATTTCAAAATATGGATCAAGAAAAAATCAAAGAAATTGAAGAATAA
- a CDS encoding ParA family protein, which produces MNGKVYVVGNFKGGVGKTKTVTMLAYEAATYLKERILVIDMDPQGNATRVLAKTGNLDNISKSITDGFRNGNLTDEIVHVMDNLDMIPANTSFRNLSKILFDKYPDNEIAQISYLKELIEPFKNSYDRIYIDVPPTISDYSDNAMIAADYCIIVLQTQELSLDGAQTYIAYMQFLSENYNAHLQVVGIIPMMLRQGGRVDTRVLDQAREMYGSNVIDTIVNYQERLKVYDVEGVHMNTNANGKVEMWDGKAHQIFIDVLNELNDHESYLENI; this is translated from the coding sequence ATGAACGGAAAAGTTTATGTTGTTGGAAACTTTAAGGGCGGGGTTGGCAAAACAAAAACCGTAACTATGCTGGCATATGAAGCAGCTACATATTTAAAGGAACGGATCTTAGTTATTGATATGGACCCTCAAGGCAATGCTACTAGAGTGCTTGCTAAAACTGGAAATCTTGATAACATATCAAAATCAATTACTGATGGTTTTCGAAACGGAAACCTTACCGATGAAATCGTTCATGTCATGGATAATTTAGATATGATACCAGCAAATACATCATTTAGAAATTTATCAAAGATTCTTTTTGATAAATACCCAGATAATGAAATAGCTCAAATTTCTTATTTAAAAGAATTAATTGAGCCCTTCAAAAATAGTTATGATCGTATTTATATAGATGTTCCACCCACGATATCTGATTACTCAGACAATGCTATGATAGCTGCCGATTATTGTATTATTGTTCTTCAAACCCAAGAACTCTCATTAGATGGTGCCCAAACATATATTGCTTACATGCAATTTTTATCAGAAAACTATAATGCCCACTTACAAGTTGTTGGAATTATTCCTATGATGTTAAGACAAGGTGGACGAGTGGATACTAGAGTTTTAGATCAAGCAAGAGAAATGTATGGCAGCAATGTTATTGACACTATTGTAAATTACCAAGAACGTTTAAAAGTATATGATGTAGAAGGTGTTCACATGAACACTAATGCAAATGGAAAAGTAGAAATGTGGGATGGAAAAGCTCACCAAATTTTCATAGATGTTTTAAATGAATTGAACGACCATGAATCGTATTTAGAAAATATTTAA
- a CDS encoding type 1 glutamine amidotransferase, which yields MNIHIIQHVSFEKPGRIMDWIQENNHTVEMIKVFNREPFPKAEEVSFLIVLGGPMSANDTEHWIQNERHLIKEVVDSGKPMIGICLGAQQLAKAYGSDIISTPKEVGWHSVTSLTQIFHPSKEYTVLHWHGEGFTKPCNATLLYSTEKWENQGFRLFNAIGLQFHFEATKETVKEIIEADSQFLSQSVFSVTKGETIDFPVPDENKDILFSILNTLEREVK from the coding sequence ATGAATATACATATTATTCAACATGTTTCATTTGAAAAACCTGGTCGAATTATGGACTGGATACAAGAGAATAATCATACAGTCGAAATGATTAAAGTATTTAACAGAGAGCCTTTTCCGAAAGCGGAAGAAGTGTCTTTTTTAATTGTTTTAGGTGGACCGATGAGTGCGAATGATACAGAACATTGGATACAAAATGAACGACATTTGATAAAAGAAGTCGTCGATAGTGGGAAACCGATGATAGGAATTTGTTTAGGTGCACAACAATTAGCTAAAGCTTATGGAAGCGACATTATTTCTACTCCTAAAGAAGTTGGTTGGCACTCGGTGACCTCTTTAACGCAAATCTTTCATCCGAGTAAAGAATATACTGTCCTTCATTGGCATGGTGAAGGATTTACAAAACCTTGCAATGCTACGCTTTTATATTCTACTGAAAAGTGGGAAAACCAAGGGTTTCGCCTGTTCAATGCGATAGGATTACAATTTCATTTTGAAGCGACCAAAGAAACTGTGAAAGAGATTATAGAAGCTGATTCACAGTTTCTTAGTCAGTCAGTTTTCTCTGTGACAAAAGGAGAAACAATAGATTTTCCCGTCCCTGATGAGAATAAAGACATTCTATTTTCGATCCTAAATACATTGGAACGTGAAGTGAAATAA
- a CDS encoding DUF6557 family protein, producing the protein MILKEVVTNYLFNDEIIQTIANYWKKHYYQEEEVTVGNIEKKLVQLREELDRADTTDAVSRGGYTFTAKWIEDAFTDEIVMDIFCTFNEDGKHYSVDYLSFKEMLHYNVIFPLDIPKIDFLSELLWEITFEGFTEESKTESRRELENRIQESDEVQKSMADVKAFIVFFKEECSTDKRISIIDHFQPLTDSVIEDWSDIFDETEDESSEVSFWSNVAVQKQDEQLLEEFLQVFKEEYDSFVDQKSQKKL; encoded by the coding sequence ATGATCTTAAAAGAGGTTGTAACAAACTATTTATTTAACGATGAAATAATACAGACTATCGCTAACTACTGGAAGAAACACTATTACCAAGAGGAAGAGGTTACTGTTGGTAATATCGAAAAAAAGTTAGTTCAGTTGAGAGAAGAATTGGATAGAGCAGACACAACGGATGCTGTTTCTAGGGGTGGATATACTTTTACCGCTAAATGGATTGAAGATGCTTTTACAGACGAAATAGTGATGGATATTTTTTGTACCTTTAATGAAGATGGAAAGCACTACTCAGTTGATTATCTTTCTTTTAAAGAGATGCTCCATTATAACGTTATATTTCCATTGGATATACCTAAAATCGATTTTTTAAGCGAATTACTATGGGAGATTACTTTCGAGGGGTTTACTGAGGAAAGTAAGACTGAAAGTCGCAGGGAGTTAGAAAATAGAATTCAAGAATCTGATGAAGTTCAAAAATCAATGGCTGATGTTAAAGCGTTCATTGTCTTTTTTAAAGAAGAATGTTCAACTGATAAACGCATATCAATAATTGACCACTTCCAACCACTGACGGATTCTGTTATTGAAGACTGGTCAGACATTTTTGATGAAACCGAGGATGAATCAAGTGAAGTATCTTTTTGGTCAAATGTAGCTGTGCAAAAGCAAGATGAACAGCTATTAGAAGAATTTCTTCAAGTTTTCAAAGAGGAATATGACTCTTTTGTTGATCAGAAGTCACAAAAGAAATTATAA
- a CDS encoding helix-turn-helix transcriptional regulator codes for MKWTNVKKDISSISQEDKNLIELTALLASLRREKNITQKELAEKVHVSQAQIARVENFSYAPSLKTITKIADGLNLELTFIDKTTKELVKN; via the coding sequence ATGAAATGGACAAATGTAAAAAAAGACATTAGTAGTATCTCTCAAGAAGACAAAAATCTTATTGAGTTGACTGCTTTATTAGCCAGTCTCCGTAGAGAAAAGAATATAACTCAAAAAGAATTAGCTGAAAAAGTACATGTCTCTCAGGCTCAAATAGCTCGTGTAGAAAACTTTTCTTACGCTCCTTCTCTAAAGACCATTACAAAAATTGCAGATGGTTTAAACTTAGAACTCACATTCATTGACAAAACAACTAAAGAACTGGTGAAAAATTAA
- a CDS encoding type II toxin-antitoxin system RelE/ParE family toxin, translating into MKKYEIEFYEDKKGQSQIVDWIKELDSNPTKENKSTIKKLYYQMERLEYDRTFIGEPLVVKQIEGKIWKLRPISNRVFFATLEVNPLILLHQFRKKSQKKTKREIEQAKRELADWLERKKG; encoded by the coding sequence ATGAAAAAATACGAAATAGAGTTCTATGAAGATAAGAAAGGCCAAAGCCAAATAGTAGATTGGATCAAAGAACTAGATAGTAACCCGACTAAAGAAAATAAATCCACCATAAAAAAGCTCTATTATCAAATGGAACGTCTGGAGTATGACAGAACTTTTATAGGGGAGCCTCTTGTTGTTAAACAGATTGAGGGTAAAATTTGGAAATTACGCCCAATATCTAATCGCGTGTTTTTTGCAACCTTAGAAGTTAATCCCTTAATTTTATTACACCAGTTTAGAAAAAAATCCCAAAAAAAAACTAAAAGAGAAATTGAACAAGCTAAACGTGAATTAGCTGATTGGTTAGAACGCAAGAAAGGATGA